Proteins encoded by one window of Chondromyces crocatus:
- a CDS encoding S8 family peptidase — MNTPRSSTLMAAAALATAALALPGAAHAEDPATPGRFVDPVGVRVPAARTLANFAEPVALAADAVLGLESADLDARSYDVPGQIVVDARDDLDGSELLSLASSAGLTFVPTVLADQTRIHVASVPPGSEQQVMELLAKDPRVEAVEPLARVRAFFAPNDPLLKEQWHLERVGATRAWDFATGRGVTVAVVDTGIACETHGPFNKGTDLASTSCVPGWNFIANSEHASDDHGHGTHVAGTIAQSTHNGLGAAGMAFHARLMPVKVLNENGWATTASVADGIRWAADHGAHVINLSLGGPRNSKILQSAVDHALSRGAVVIAAAGNSGGAVNYPGASKGVIGVSASGQDDKIARFSSRGEEVDIAAPGVNVTQQTVCNRGRDKCERFQAFSGTSMAAPHVAGAAALVMSLGVSEPQAVEEVLRSTARVVDESEGAKKLYGAGILQAGEAVARVTQVHAAVRIVALLALTAFLARTVARKGRGSTNPWRLSFLLPALAAGPGLFFFAPWVLPRVSLPVDLLARPLADLDLLIGLSVHRWLPLANALIPFGLTALLFGVKPLRPLVAGLAVGTAAYLTSIVVLGEAGGPLGRLALVLWCGLNAAACLWIARTNLVDER, encoded by the coding sequence ATGAACACGCCTCGTTCCTCCACCCTCATGGCCGCTGCGGCGCTGGCCACCGCCGCGCTCGCGCTGCCTGGTGCAGCCCACGCGGAAGATCCGGCGACCCCGGGACGGTTCGTGGACCCGGTGGGGGTCCGGGTGCCCGCCGCGCGGACCCTCGCGAACTTTGCCGAGCCGGTGGCGCTGGCCGCAGACGCGGTGCTGGGGCTGGAGTCGGCCGATCTGGATGCGCGGAGCTACGACGTCCCCGGGCAGATCGTGGTGGACGCGCGTGACGATCTCGACGGGAGCGAGCTGCTGTCGCTGGCGTCGAGCGCAGGGCTGACCTTCGTGCCGACGGTGCTCGCGGACCAGACGCGGATCCACGTTGCCTCGGTGCCGCCGGGGAGCGAGCAGCAGGTGATGGAGCTGCTGGCGAAGGATCCGCGGGTGGAGGCGGTGGAGCCGCTGGCGCGGGTGCGGGCGTTCTTTGCGCCGAACGATCCGCTGTTGAAGGAGCAGTGGCACCTGGAGCGGGTGGGGGCGACGAGGGCCTGGGATTTCGCGACGGGTCGAGGGGTGACGGTGGCGGTGGTCGACACCGGCATCGCGTGCGAGACGCACGGTCCGTTCAACAAGGGGACGGATCTGGCCTCCACGAGCTGTGTGCCGGGGTGGAACTTCATCGCCAACTCCGAGCACGCGAGCGATGACCACGGGCACGGGACGCACGTGGCGGGGACGATCGCGCAGTCGACGCACAACGGTCTGGGTGCGGCCGGGATGGCGTTCCACGCGCGGCTGATGCCGGTGAAGGTGCTGAACGAGAACGGTTGGGCCACGACGGCGAGCGTGGCGGACGGCATCCGGTGGGCCGCCGATCACGGGGCGCACGTGATCAACCTGAGCCTGGGTGGGCCGCGTAACTCGAAGATCCTGCAGAGCGCGGTGGACCACGCGCTGTCGCGTGGTGCGGTGGTGATCGCGGCGGCGGGCAACAGCGGGGGCGCGGTCAATTACCCCGGGGCGAGCAAGGGGGTCATCGGGGTCAGCGCGTCGGGGCAGGACGACAAGATCGCGCGCTTCTCGTCACGCGGTGAAGAGGTCGACATCGCGGCCCCTGGCGTGAACGTGACGCAGCAGACGGTGTGCAACCGCGGGCGTGACAAGTGCGAGCGGTTCCAGGCCTTCAGCGGGACCTCGATGGCTGCGCCGCACGTCGCAGGTGCTGCGGCGCTGGTGATGAGCCTCGGTGTGTCGGAGCCGCAGGCGGTGGAGGAGGTGCTGCGCTCGACGGCGCGGGTGGTCGACGAGTCGGAGGGGGCCAAGAAGCTCTACGGAGCCGGGATCCTGCAGGCCGGGGAAGCAGTGGCGCGGGTCACGCAGGTGCACGCCGCGGTGCGCATCGTGGCGCTCCTGGCGCTGACGGCGTTCCTGGCGCGGACTGTGGCGCGCAAGGGGCGAGGTTCGACCAATCCGTGGAGGCTGAGCTTCCTGCTGCCGGCGCTGGCCGCTGGGCCCGGGTTGTTCTTCTTCGCGCCGTGGGTGCTGCCGCGGGTGAGCTTGCCGGTGGACCTCCTGGCGCGTCCGCTGGCCGATCTCGATCTGCTGATCGGGCTCTCGGTGCACCGGTGGCTCCCGCTGGCGAACGCGCTGATTCCTTTCGGGCTGACGGCGCTGCTCTTCGGGGTGAAGCCACTGCGGCCGCTGGTGGCAGGGCTCGCGGTGGGGACCGCGGCGTACCTGACGTCGATCGTCGTGCTCGGTGAAGCCGGTGGGCCGCTCGGTCGGCTGGCGCTGGTGCTCTGGTGCGGGCTGAACGCGGCGGCCTGCCTGTGGATTGCGCGGACGAACCTGGTCGACGAGCGCTGA
- a CDS encoding aminotransferase class I/II-fold pyridoxal phosphate-dependent enzyme: MVAPLVMEFLIPTRTSRPSDDPIFSLNAEARARSAAGESIINATVGALLDDEGRLSVMDGVAQALRDVPPAVVAGYAPIEGSPAFLDAVIGDILGNRPAAAWAVAVATPGGSGALRLAMADFLDAGQSTLTTSYFWGPYRTIADELDRSLSTFQMFDAKGRLDVADLERQLARQIETQGRVLLIINSPCHNPTGYSFDPDEWRALVEVVGRAAERVPVTLLLDIAYARYGKRSLDEAVDILLGLAGRALLLFAWSASKSFAEYGLRVGALLAVHPDPQVRQRIRNALSYSCRGTWSNCNAGGMAAIARALTDPELRARTEKERDALKTVLDRRVEVWNELATPLHLNYPRYEGGFFTTVFCDDAPDVAVRLKADGIFVVPLGKALRVALCSVAERDIPRLVQGIARHVTR; this comes from the coding sequence ATGGTAGCGCCGCTCGTCATGGAGTTCCTCATCCCGACGCGGACGTCCCGCCCGAGTGACGACCCGATCTTCTCCCTGAACGCCGAGGCGCGTGCCCGGAGTGCGGCGGGTGAATCCATCATCAACGCAACCGTCGGAGCTCTGCTGGACGATGAGGGACGCCTCTCGGTCATGGACGGGGTCGCTCAGGCGCTGCGCGACGTCCCGCCGGCTGTGGTCGCTGGTTACGCCCCCATCGAGGGGAGCCCTGCGTTCCTCGACGCCGTCATCGGCGACATCCTCGGCAATCGCCCCGCAGCGGCGTGGGCCGTCGCCGTCGCCACCCCTGGCGGCAGCGGTGCCCTCCGCCTCGCCATGGCCGACTTCCTCGATGCCGGCCAGTCCACGCTGACCACCTCGTACTTCTGGGGTCCTTACCGCACCATCGCCGACGAGCTGGATCGGAGCCTCTCCACCTTCCAGATGTTCGACGCGAAGGGCCGCCTCGACGTCGCCGACCTGGAACGCCAGCTCGCTCGGCAGATCGAGACCCAGGGCCGCGTCCTCCTCATCATCAACTCGCCGTGCCACAACCCCACCGGCTACTCCTTCGACCCCGACGAGTGGCGCGCGCTCGTCGAGGTCGTCGGTCGTGCGGCCGAGCGGGTGCCGGTCACCCTGCTGCTCGACATCGCCTACGCCCGCTATGGCAAGCGTTCCCTCGACGAAGCGGTGGACATCCTCCTCGGCCTCGCCGGCCGCGCCTTGCTCCTCTTCGCCTGGTCCGCGTCCAAGTCCTTCGCCGAGTACGGCCTCCGGGTCGGCGCCCTCCTCGCGGTCCACCCCGACCCCCAGGTTCGCCAGCGCATCCGCAACGCCCTCAGCTACTCCTGCCGCGGCACCTGGTCCAACTGCAACGCCGGCGGCATGGCCGCCATCGCCCGCGCCCTGACCGATCCCGAGCTGCGCGCCCGGACCGAGAAGGAGCGTGATGCGCTGAAGACCGTGCTCGATCGCCGCGTCGAGGTCTGGAACGAGCTCGCCACCCCCCTCCACCTGAACTACCCCCGGTACGAGGGCGGCTTCTTCACCACCGTCTTCTGTGACGACGCGCCGGATGTCGCGGTGCGTCTGAAGGCGGACGGCATCTTCGTCGTCCCGCTCGGCAAAGCCCTCCGCGTGGCGCTCTGTTCGGTCGCCGAGCGTGACATCCCCCGCCTGGTGCAGGGCATCGCCCGGCACGTCACGCGCTAG
- a CDS encoding Kelch repeat-containing protein, which produces MRTPNRSTTLVTLGLSAAASSLVALAACSDSLHLDPQPTPPGSTSSGGQGGEGGGGAPCQSNSDCTFPSSVCDPDRGECVECLQHSDCSYAPGTICSQGKCSCPEPGANFCPTLGAPNQAGYQASRCVDLSVSTADCGACGHTCFGACNDGACADPWEPTSLVGAPTARFAHVAVWTGSRMIVWGGQAVDAGNANSGGIYDPVMRTWTPTSLANAPSGRRNATAVWTGARMLVWGGTNGSPLADGGIFDPVTNTWETLPASGLGARMGHTAIWSGDRMIVWGGFDGANNRDDGAAFNPTTRSWAPLSGSNRPHRRHQHSAIWSDSQKKMVIFGGLGFDELLNADDQYLNTLGAFSPSAGADGTWEVGSTTNAPTARYGHTAVSAETYMLVWGGLGDLGLLNSGGRYDVVAAGWSAMHPEAPSPRYLHSAAWLGSARRMVIWGGHDGSTYLDNGGAYDNVNNRWHLDVSRGPSARGQHTAVVTDDDTMILWGGTGPSGSLNSGGILKPTALGAGSN; this is translated from the coding sequence ATGCGAACCCCGAACCGCTCGACAACCCTTGTCACCCTCGGCCTGAGCGCGGCGGCGAGTAGCCTCGTCGCCCTCGCAGCTTGCTCGGACTCCCTGCACCTCGATCCCCAGCCCACACCTCCAGGGAGCACGAGCAGCGGCGGCCAGGGTGGCGAAGGCGGCGGCGGCGCCCCTTGCCAGTCCAACTCCGACTGCACCTTCCCCAGCAGCGTCTGCGACCCGGACCGCGGAGAATGCGTCGAGTGCCTCCAGCACAGCGACTGCAGCTACGCGCCAGGGACCATCTGCTCCCAGGGCAAGTGCAGCTGCCCGGAGCCGGGCGCCAACTTCTGTCCCACGCTCGGCGCCCCCAACCAGGCCGGCTACCAGGCCAGCCGCTGCGTCGACCTCTCCGTCAGCACGGCCGACTGCGGCGCGTGTGGCCACACCTGCTTCGGGGCTTGCAACGACGGCGCTTGCGCCGACCCCTGGGAGCCCACCTCCCTCGTCGGCGCGCCCACCGCCCGCTTCGCCCACGTCGCCGTCTGGACGGGCAGCCGCATGATCGTCTGGGGTGGCCAGGCGGTCGACGCGGGGAACGCGAACAGCGGCGGCATCTATGATCCGGTGATGCGCACCTGGACCCCGACCAGCCTGGCCAACGCCCCCAGCGGCCGACGCAACGCGACGGCGGTGTGGACCGGGGCGCGCATGCTCGTCTGGGGTGGAACGAACGGCTCACCGCTCGCCGATGGCGGCATCTTCGATCCGGTCACCAACACCTGGGAGACGCTCCCGGCGTCGGGCCTGGGTGCCCGGATGGGGCACACCGCGATCTGGTCGGGCGACCGCATGATCGTCTGGGGTGGCTTCGACGGAGCCAACAACCGCGACGACGGCGCCGCCTTCAACCCGACGACCCGCAGCTGGGCGCCGCTCTCCGGGAGCAACCGCCCGCATCGCCGCCATCAACACAGCGCCATCTGGTCGGACAGCCAGAAGAAAATGGTGATCTTCGGCGGCCTCGGGTTCGACGAGCTCCTCAACGCCGACGACCAGTACCTGAACACGCTCGGGGCCTTCTCCCCCAGCGCCGGCGCCGACGGCACCTGGGAGGTCGGCTCGACGACGAACGCGCCGACGGCGCGCTACGGCCACACCGCCGTCTCCGCCGAGACCTACATGCTGGTCTGGGGCGGCCTCGGCGACCTCGGCCTTCTCAACTCCGGCGGCCGGTACGACGTGGTCGCCGCCGGATGGTCCGCGATGCACCCGGAGGCCCCCTCGCCTCGCTACCTGCACTCCGCCGCCTGGCTCGGGAGCGCGCGCCGCATGGTGATCTGGGGAGGCCACGACGGCTCGACCTACCTCGACAACGGCGGGGCGTACGACAACGTCAACAACCGCTGGCACCTCGACGTCTCCCGCGGGCCCAGCGCGCGCGGCCAGCACACGGCCGTGGTGACCGACGACGACACGATGATCCTCTGGGGTGGCACCGGGCCCAGCGGCTCGCTCAACTCTGGCGGCATCCTCAAGCCCACAGCCCTCGGTGCCGGCTCGAACTGA
- a CDS encoding sulfate ABC transporter substrate-binding protein — protein MPARTDPAGGRRTLALLLFVALLCAACERKSTDSSPAASPDARLVLAAYSAARELLEREIIPAFERSHHARTGQRVRIESSYLASGAQARAVAAGFEADVAVLALAPDIDRIAAAGLITGDWTARPHRGIFATTVVAFAVRPGNPRTIHDWPDLARPGLSVLMPNPRTSGGAMWNGAALYGAALRGDAGVPANDPDAATRYLRDVLRNVVILDKGARESIITFEKGVGDVAITYESEIVAGRMAGRLNDTVIPPSTLQIDIPAAVIDTHADRHGTRELAEAFVAFLQAPASQRVLPRYGFRSVVPLLTEPPPGSSPLPATALPLAPPGLWNIRDLGGWPQVIRTLFGEQGLFTRTWEGVYAED, from the coding sequence GTGCCGGCTCGAACTGACCCAGCGGGCGGGCGTCGCACGCTCGCCCTTCTCCTCTTCGTCGCCCTCCTCTGCGCCGCCTGCGAGCGCAAGAGCACCGACTCCTCCCCCGCCGCGTCGCCCGACGCTCGCCTCGTCCTCGCCGCCTACTCTGCGGCACGCGAGCTGCTCGAGCGCGAGATCATCCCCGCCTTCGAGCGGTCTCACCACGCCCGCACCGGCCAGCGCGTCCGCATCGAGAGCTCCTACCTCGCGAGCGGCGCCCAGGCGCGTGCCGTCGCCGCGGGTTTCGAAGCCGACGTCGCCGTCCTCGCCCTCGCGCCGGACATCGACCGCATCGCCGCCGCGGGCCTCATCACCGGCGACTGGACCGCGCGGCCTCACCGCGGCATCTTCGCCACCACCGTCGTCGCCTTCGCCGTCCGCCCCGGCAACCCGCGCACGATCCACGACTGGCCCGACCTCGCTCGCCCTGGCCTCTCGGTCCTCATGCCCAACCCCCGCACCAGCGGCGGCGCCATGTGGAACGGCGCGGCCCTCTACGGCGCGGCCCTCCGCGGCGACGCCGGCGTCCCCGCGAACGATCCCGACGCGGCCACCCGCTACCTCCGCGACGTCCTCCGCAACGTCGTCATCCTCGACAAGGGCGCGCGCGAAAGCATCATCACCTTCGAGAAAGGCGTCGGCGACGTCGCCATCACCTACGAAAGCGAGATCGTCGCCGGCCGCATGGCAGGGCGCCTCAACGACACCGTCATTCCCCCCTCCACCCTCCAGATCGACATCCCTGCCGCCGTCATCGACACCCACGCCGACCGCCACGGCACCCGTGAACTCGCCGAAGCGTTCGTCGCCTTCCTCCAGGCCCCCGCGTCCCAGCGCGTGCTCCCCCGTTACGGCTTCCGCAGCGTGGTCCCCCTCCTCACCGAGCCTCCCCCCGGCTCTTCTCCCCTCCCCGCCACCGCGCTCCCCCTCGCCCCCCCCGGCCTCTGGAACATCCGAGATCTCGGCGGCTGGCCTCAGGTCATCCGCACCCTCTTCGGCGAACAGGGCCTCTTCACGCGCACCTGGGAAGGCGTCTACGCCGAAGACTGA
- a CDS encoding S8 family serine peptidase, with protein MLRPQFLSIPERLEASREHRGRGVVMGFVDVGFYPHPDLMQPRRRIKAYADAAQDEPVGSEFFTAQPYGWHGTMTACSAAGNGYVSGGRYRGLASEADVVLIKAGIDGGRVRGKHVAHAIRLPLRYPQLGIRILNVSLGLFHDDPDRHDVERAVKEVVEAGITVFAAAGNTAGQMPPLPGAAAEAITVGGGRIRGIEEGEDAPWPSSYGSPKPGVHKPDLLAPAIWVPAPMLPGTLVAREAIALFQLLTVLEEATAEHGFSETRQTATPDEQNSVQGLLRAVAGRIERCKYISQEYQHVDGTSFASPITASVAAQMLEACPKLTPKELREGLLATAEPLKNVDRAVQGAGVLQPLRAVEWAVRRAAGDQSSA; from the coding sequence ATGCTGAGGCCGCAGTTTCTGTCGATTCCCGAGCGGCTGGAGGCGTCGCGGGAGCACCGCGGGCGCGGGGTGGTGATGGGGTTCGTGGACGTGGGGTTCTACCCGCACCCGGACCTGATGCAGCCGCGCCGGCGGATCAAGGCGTACGCGGACGCGGCGCAGGACGAGCCGGTGGGGAGCGAGTTCTTCACGGCGCAGCCCTACGGCTGGCACGGGACGATGACGGCGTGCAGCGCTGCGGGGAACGGGTACGTGTCCGGTGGGCGCTACCGCGGGCTCGCGAGCGAGGCCGACGTGGTGCTGATCAAGGCGGGCATCGACGGGGGGCGGGTGCGCGGCAAGCACGTGGCGCACGCGATCCGGTTGCCGCTGCGCTACCCGCAGCTCGGGATCCGGATCCTGAACGTGTCGCTCGGGCTGTTCCACGATGATCCGGACCGGCACGACGTGGAGCGGGCGGTGAAGGAGGTGGTGGAGGCCGGGATCACGGTGTTCGCGGCGGCCGGGAACACGGCGGGGCAGATGCCGCCGTTGCCCGGGGCTGCGGCCGAGGCGATCACGGTGGGCGGGGGGCGCATCCGGGGGATCGAGGAGGGCGAGGACGCGCCGTGGCCGTCGAGCTACGGGTCGCCGAAGCCGGGGGTGCACAAGCCGGATCTGCTGGCGCCAGCGATCTGGGTGCCGGCGCCGATGCTGCCAGGGACGCTGGTGGCGCGCGAGGCGATCGCGCTGTTCCAGCTGTTGACGGTGCTGGAGGAGGCGACGGCGGAGCACGGGTTCTCCGAGACGCGGCAGACGGCGACGCCCGACGAGCAGAACAGCGTGCAGGGGCTGCTGCGCGCGGTGGCCGGGCGCATCGAGCGCTGCAAGTACATCTCGCAGGAGTACCAGCACGTGGACGGGACGTCGTTCGCGTCGCCGATCACGGCGAGCGTGGCGGCGCAGATGCTGGAGGCATGCCCGAAGCTGACGCCGAAGGAGCTGCGCGAGGGGCTGCTGGCGACCGCGGAGCCGCTGAAGAATGTGGATCGCGCGGTGCAAGGAGCGGGGGTGCTGCAGCCGCTGCGGGCGGTGGAGTGGGCGGTGCGCCGGGCGGCTGGCGATCAGTCTTCGGCGTAG
- a CDS encoding HTTM domain-containing protein, translated as MGVGTRLRRAKQWLLERYGTADLRTLGLFRIVFGTLLVAEGLRRWREADWAYSNEGVLSNHYQLFVNYRPSGSYSFSLFDAFSTLGEVHVAFALSVACFFCYAIGWKTRLFAILSFVIVTSLDSRLPLVENGGFVVVNLLAMWAMFLPTGARFSVDAWRRSSRERREAGAEALAAPPAPPAPARSAGAPATFVSWAMVFAVLNVAMIYYFNVVNKAGHIWREGDTVHYVLHLDRMVTGLAVPLREHLPFWAMKLMTWGVLVVEALLPPLILWPTARRVTRPLAMLLMFGLHTSFGVMMRLGPFSWFMIGWSFLLVTSVQWEGLERWYRARAMPRVVVVDGASPLAFALARVLARFDGLGLLRFEAQGAQSVPSVQGAQSAQSVPSVPSVPSVQPALLSARDPASGRVWVGGEALREIAQALPAGRMLWPVVNVVTVGAPRWGMALMERRREAVARFFGLTLPSRWVSMPLVGMSLAEASLTEPSLVEAPLVVTPLAAWMGRWRRRLREGVVLYVGLCAASQMINDNKSVSAVMKHDRFVPWFMRATMAYPRLYQSWGMFAANPITDDGVLAVDAITVDGRHVDPFTGTAPDLVLTDSRGEGLNQIRQDYFNRIRLDRNKVFRKPQGLQEYLLRYHERTGQADDEVVAFDVFWVRDQCPKPGERTAYANETVPILSYRRPNYRPRAGLPPLPKALKEESAGD; from the coding sequence GTGGGCGTCGGGACGAGGCTGCGTCGCGCGAAGCAGTGGCTCCTCGAGCGCTACGGGACCGCGGACCTGCGGACGCTGGGGCTGTTCCGGATCGTGTTCGGAACGCTGCTGGTGGCCGAGGGGCTGCGGCGCTGGCGGGAGGCGGACTGGGCGTACTCGAACGAGGGGGTGCTCTCGAACCACTACCAGCTCTTCGTGAACTACCGCCCGAGCGGGAGCTACTCGTTCAGCCTCTTCGATGCGTTCTCGACCCTCGGCGAGGTGCACGTCGCGTTCGCGCTCTCCGTGGCGTGCTTCTTCTGTTACGCGATCGGCTGGAAGACGCGGCTGTTCGCCATCCTGTCGTTCGTGATCGTGACCAGCCTGGACAGCCGGCTGCCGCTCGTGGAGAACGGCGGTTTCGTGGTGGTGAACCTGCTCGCGATGTGGGCGATGTTCCTGCCGACGGGGGCGCGGTTCTCGGTGGACGCGTGGCGGCGCTCTTCCCGGGAGCGGCGTGAGGCGGGAGCAGAGGCATTGGCTGCGCCGCCTGCGCCGCCTGCGCCGGCTCGGAGCGCTGGAGCGCCAGCGACGTTCGTCTCGTGGGCGATGGTGTTCGCCGTGCTCAACGTGGCGATGATCTACTACTTCAACGTCGTCAACAAGGCAGGCCACATCTGGCGCGAGGGCGACACGGTGCACTACGTGCTGCACCTGGACCGGATGGTGACGGGCCTCGCGGTGCCGCTGCGGGAGCACCTGCCGTTCTGGGCGATGAAGCTGATGACGTGGGGGGTGCTGGTGGTGGAGGCATTGCTGCCGCCGCTGATCCTGTGGCCGACGGCGCGGCGGGTGACGCGACCGCTGGCGATGCTGTTGATGTTCGGGCTGCACACGTCGTTCGGCGTGATGATGCGCCTGGGGCCGTTCTCGTGGTTCATGATCGGCTGGTCGTTCCTGCTCGTCACGTCGGTGCAGTGGGAAGGGCTCGAGCGGTGGTACCGAGCGCGGGCGATGCCGCGGGTGGTGGTGGTCGATGGGGCATCGCCGCTCGCGTTCGCGCTGGCGCGGGTGCTCGCGCGGTTCGATGGGCTGGGGCTGTTGCGGTTCGAGGCGCAGGGGGCGCAGTCGGTGCCGTCGGTGCAGGGGGCGCAGTCGGCGCAGTCGGTGCCGTCGGTGCCGTCGGTGCCGTCGGTGCAGCCGGCGCTGCTCTCGGCGCGTGATCCAGCGTCGGGAAGGGTGTGGGTCGGCGGCGAGGCGCTGCGAGAGATCGCGCAGGCGCTCCCGGCGGGACGCATGCTGTGGCCCGTGGTGAACGTGGTCACGGTGGGGGCGCCGCGGTGGGGGATGGCGCTGATGGAGCGGCGACGCGAGGCGGTGGCGCGGTTCTTCGGGCTCACGCTGCCGTCGCGGTGGGTGTCGATGCCACTCGTGGGGATGTCGCTCGCAGAGGCTTCGCTCACAGAGCCGTCGCTGGTGGAAGCGCCGCTGGTGGTGACGCCGCTTGCCGCGTGGATGGGTCGCTGGCGTCGGCGGCTGCGCGAGGGGGTGGTGCTGTACGTGGGGCTGTGCGCGGCGAGCCAGATGATCAACGACAACAAGAGCGTGTCGGCGGTGATGAAGCACGACCGGTTCGTGCCGTGGTTCATGCGGGCCACGATGGCGTACCCGCGGCTGTACCAGTCGTGGGGGATGTTCGCCGCGAACCCGATCACCGACGACGGCGTGCTGGCCGTGGACGCGATCACCGTGGATGGGCGCCATGTCGATCCGTTCACGGGCACGGCGCCCGACCTGGTGCTGACCGACTCGCGTGGCGAGGGGCTGAACCAGATCCGGCAGGACTACTTCAACCGGATCCGGCTCGATCGGAACAAGGTGTTCCGCAAGCCGCAGGGTCTCCAGGAGTACCTCTTGCGCTACCACGAGCGGACCGGGCAGGCGGACGACGAGGTGGTCGCGTTCGACGTGTTCTGGGTGCGCGATCAGTGTCCGAAGCCCGGAGAGCGCACGGCGTACGCGAACGAGACGGTCCCGATCCTGTCGTACCGTCGGCCGAACTACCGACCGCGGGCCGGGCTGCCGCCGTTGCCGAAGGCGCTGAAGGAAGAGAGCGCGGGCGATTGA